From a region of the Fusobacterium sp. SYSU M8D902 genome:
- the ispD gene encoding 2-C-methyl-D-erythritol 4-phosphate cytidylyltransferase — MYSGNLKVTLILAAAGVGKRMGLGYPKQFLEYREKPLFILPLEVAQKSEIIDEIIVVTNGENIELVRNHCEKYGIKKLIKVVAGGAERQNSIYNALKCDNESDIILVQDGVRPFFKERYIEECCKVVVEERAGAVIGVRVKDTIKVIDENFEVKSTPMRANLIAVHTPQAFDGKLLKEAYERAERDGFLGTDDSSLVERIGGRVKIVLGDYDNIKITTQEDLRFL; from the coding sequence ATGTACAGTGGTAACCTTAAAGTAACTCTTATTTTAGCTGCTGCTGGAGTAGGAAAGAGAATGGGCTTGGGTTATCCAAAACAATTTTTAGAGTATAGAGAGAAACCTCTCTTTATACTCCCTTTAGAGGTAGCACAAAAGAGTGAGATCATAGATGAAATAATAGTAGTAACAAATGGTGAAAATATAGAGCTAGTAAGGAATCACTGTGAAAAATATGGTATTAAAAAGCTAATTAAAGTAGTAGCAGGAGGAGCAGAGAGACAAAACTCTATATATAACGCCTTAAAGTGTGATAATGAGAGCGATATAATTCTTGTACAAGATGGAGTGAGACCATTTTTTAAAGAGAGGTATATAGAAGAGTGTTGCAAGGTGGTAGTTGAGGAGAGAGCTGGAGCTGTTATTGGAGTTAGAGTAAAGGACACTATAAAAGTTATAGATGAAAACTTTGAAGTGAAGAGTACTCCAATGAGAGCTAATTTGATAGCTGTACATACTCCTCAAGCCTTTGATGGAAAACTATTAAAAGAAGCTTATGAGAGAGCTGAAAGAGATGGATTTTTAGGAACTGATGATTCCTCTTTGGTAGAGAGAATTGGAGGTAGGGTTAAAATAGTCTTGGGAGATTATGATAATATTAAAATTACAACACAAGAGGATTTAAGATTTTTGTAG
- the cysS gene encoding cysteine--tRNA ligase has translation MIKIYNTLTRKLEEFKPVKEGEVSMYVCGPTVYNYIHLGNARPAIFFDTVRRYFEFRGYKVTYVQNFTDVDDKIIKKANEEGVSSQEIATKYIQAYFEDTAKVNLKEDGMIRPKATEHIGGMIKIIKTLIEKGHAYESQGDVYFDVESYKDDYLGLSHQNLEDLRSGARIEVSEIKKSPLDFALWKKAKEGEPSWNSPWGQGRPGWHIECSAMSHKYLGETFDIHGGGQDLIFPHHENEIAQSKCACGGEYARYWIHNGYININGEKMSKSLGNFFLLRDVLEHYDGRIIRLFILSSHYRKPIDFSDAELTQAKTSLERIENAVMRGKEALVEISSNGSSCVELKEQLALAKEKFVSAMDEDFNTSMGLGAIFELVKELNKAVDSPINSDGAEVVKESIEYIDTVMSEVLGVKLKLENVVGNLTSELVEFILEMRREARAEKNWAMSDKIRDRLAEMGIKIKDGKDKTTWTM, from the coding sequence ATGATAAAGATATATAATACTCTTACTAGAAAGTTAGAAGAGTTTAAGCCTGTAAAAGAAGGGGAAGTATCAATGTATGTTTGTGGTCCTACTGTATATAACTACATTCATCTTGGAAATGCTAGACCAGCAATATTTTTTGATACAGTAAGAAGATATTTTGAATTTAGAGGTTATAAAGTAACTTATGTTCAAAATTTTACAGATGTAGATGATAAAATAATAAAAAAAGCTAATGAAGAGGGAGTTAGTTCTCAAGAGATAGCTACAAAATATATTCAAGCTTACTTTGAAGATACAGCAAAGGTAAACTTGAAAGAAGATGGAATGATAAGACCTAAGGCAACTGAGCATATAGGTGGAATGATAAAAATTATAAAGACTCTAATAGAAAAGGGACACGCATATGAATCTCAAGGAGATGTATACTTTGATGTTGAGTCATATAAAGATGATTATTTAGGATTATCTCATCAAAATCTAGAGGATTTAAGAAGTGGAGCTAGAATAGAGGTAAGTGAGATAAAAAAATCTCCTTTGGATTTTGCACTTTGGAAAAAAGCAAAAGAGGGAGAACCAAGCTGGAACTCACCTTGGGGACAGGGAAGACCAGGGTGGCATATTGAGTGTTCAGCAATGTCTCACAAATATTTAGGAGAAACTTTTGATATTCATGGTGGAGGACAGGATCTAATATTCCCACACCACGAGAATGAGATAGCACAATCTAAATGTGCTTGTGGTGGAGAGTATGCAAGATATTGGATACATAATGGGTATATAAATATTAATGGAGAGAAGATGTCAAAATCTTTAGGAAACTTCTTCCTATTAAGAGATGTATTGGAGCATTATGATGGTAGAATTATAAGATTATTTATTTTAAGTTCTCACTACAGAAAGCCGATAGATTTTTCAGATGCAGAGTTAACTCAAGCTAAAACATCTCTAGAGAGAATAGAAAATGCTGTAATGAGAGGTAAGGAAGCTCTAGTTGAAATATCTTCTAATGGAAGTTCTTGTGTTGAATTAAAAGAGCAATTAGCTTTGGCAAAAGAGAAGTTTGTATCAGCTATGGATGAAGATTTTAACACATCTATGGGACTTGGAGCTATCTTTGAACTAGTAAAAGAATTAAATAAAGCAGTTGATTCACCTATAAATAGTGATGGTGCTGAAGTTGTAAAAGAGAGTATTGAATATATAGATACAGTAATGAGTGAAGTTTTAGGTGTAAAATTAAAATTAGAAAATGTAGTAGGAAATTTAACTTCAGAATTGGTAGAATTTATACTTGAAATGAGAAGAGAAGCAAGAGCTGAAAAGAATTGGGCAATGTCAGATAAGATAAGAGATAGATTGGCAGAGATGGGCATAAAAATAAAAGATGGAAAGGACAAAACTACATGGACAATGTAG
- a CDS encoding rod shape-determining protein translates to MKFKFPNIGFNRSLGIDLGTANTLVYSKKHRRIVLNEPSVVAVERESRKILAVGNEAKEMLGKTPDTIVAVKPLSEGVIADYDVTEAMIKYFIKKVFGTYSFFMPEIMICVPIDVTGVEKRAVLEAAISAGAKRAYLIEEARAAALGSGMDISVPEGNMIIDIGGGSTDVAVISLGGTVVSKTIRTAGNNFDADIIKYVKKTHNLLIGDKTAEEIKIKIGTALPLEEEEVMTIKGRDLIMGLPKTVEITSEEVREAIHDSLMEIVECVKYVLEQTPPELASDIIDKGMTMAGGGSLIRNFPELVAKHTNLTVNLAENPLESVVRGAGLALDQLNILRQIEKAER, encoded by the coding sequence ATGAAGTTTAAATTCCCAAATATTGGTTTTAATAGAAGTTTAGGAATAGATTTAGGAACTGCCAATACCTTAGTATATAGTAAAAAACACAGAAGAATAGTTTTAAATGAACCTTCAGTTGTGGCAGTTGAAAGGGAGAGCAGAAAGATTCTAGCCGTTGGAAACGAAGCTAAAGAGATGTTAGGAAAGACTCCAGATACAATTGTAGCTGTAAAACCATTGAGTGAAGGAGTTATAGCAGACTATGATGTGACAGAGGCTATGATAAAGTACTTTATAAAAAAAGTTTTTGGAACATATAGTTTCTTTATGCCTGAGATAATGATCTGCGTTCCTATTGATGTAACAGGAGTAGAGAAGAGAGCTGTATTAGAAGCTGCTATATCTGCAGGAGCAAAGAGAGCATATTTAATAGAAGAGGCAAGAGCAGCAGCATTGGGATCTGGAATGGATATATCAGTTCCAGAAGGAAATATGATAATTGATATTGGTGGAGGATCTACTGACGTTGCTGTAATCTCATTGGGTGGAACTGTAGTTAGTAAAACTATAAGAACAGCAGGAAATAATTTTGATGCTGATATAATAAAATATGTAAAGAAAACTCATAACCTATTGATAGGAGATAAAACTGCTGAGGAGATAAAGATTAAGATAGGAACAGCTCTACCATTAGAAGAGGAAGAGGTTATGACTATAAAGGGAAGAGATTTGATAATGGGACTTCCTAAGACTGTAGAGATCACATCAGAAGAGGTAAGAGAAGCTATTCACGACTCATTGATGGAGATAGTAGAGTGTGTAAAATATGTTTTAGAGCAGACTCCACCTGAATTGGCATCTGATATAATTGATAAGGGAATGACTATGGCTGGTGGAGGATCATTAATTAGAAACTTCCCAGAATTAGTAGCAAAACATACAAACTTAACTGTAAATTTAGCAGAAAATCCTTTAGAGAGTGTTGTAAGAGGTGCTGGACTTGCTCTTGATCAATTAAATATTTTAAGACAGATAGAGAAGGCAGAAAGATAA
- a CDS encoding iron-containing alcohol dehydrogenase — protein MKRFTIPRDVFFGEDALSYLKTIKGERAFIVIGSERLVKDGTVGKVEANLKEAGIEAKLFVGIENDPSVQTVMKGTAEMNEFQPDVIIGIGGGSPIDAAKAMWIFYEHPNFTFEEAAKPFNLPELRQKAKFYAIPTTSGTATEVTSFSVITDNNTGIKYPIADYNITPDVAIVDTTLVQTMPKSLVANTGMDALTHAIEAYPSTFRSPFTDALSIKAIEMIGKNLVKSYNGEDEARKEMHIAQNLAGMAFSNAILGIVHSMAHKTGKILNIAHGMANAIYLSYAIEFNAKTAEKDYADIARVLKLAGDSDKELVESLVKYIGELRTAMNMPHSLKEYGIDEEFFMTHLDDLAATSVADPCTGTNPREISVEEMKKLLTAIYYGEKVTF, from the coding sequence ATGAAAAGATTTACAATCCCTAGAGATGTGTTCTTTGGTGAAGACGCATTATCTTACTTAAAAACTATTAAAGGAGAGAGAGCTTTTATCGTAATAGGTTCTGAAAGACTTGTTAAAGATGGAACTGTTGGAAAGGTTGAAGCTAACTTAAAAGAAGCTGGAATTGAAGCAAAATTATTTGTAGGAATTGAAAATGACCCTTCTGTTCAAACAGTTATGAAAGGAACTGCTGAGATGAACGAGTTCCAACCAGATGTTATAATCGGTATTGGTGGAGGTTCTCCAATAGATGCTGCAAAAGCTATGTGGATCTTCTATGAGCACCCTAATTTCACTTTTGAAGAGGCTGCAAAACCATTTAACTTACCTGAGTTAAGACAAAAAGCTAAATTCTATGCTATCCCTACAACAAGTGGTACAGCTACAGAAGTTACTTCTTTCTCAGTTATAACTGATAACAACACTGGAATAAAATATCCAATAGCTGATTATAATATCACTCCAGATGTTGCTATTGTTGATACTACTCTTGTTCAAACTATGCCTAAATCATTAGTTGCTAATACTGGAATGGACGCTTTAACTCATGCTATTGAAGCTTATCCTTCAACATTCAGAAGTCCATTTACAGATGCTCTATCAATAAAAGCAATCGAAATGATAGGTAAGAACTTAGTTAAATCTTACAATGGTGAAGATGAGGCTAGAAAAGAGATGCACATTGCTCAAAACTTAGCTGGAATGGCTTTCTCAAATGCTATTTTAGGAATAGTTCACTCAATGGCTCACAAAACTGGAAAAATATTGAATATTGCTCACGGTATGGCTAATGCAATATACCTATCATATGCAATAGAATTTAATGCTAAAACTGCTGAAAAAGATTATGCAGATATAGCTAGAGTATTAAAATTAGCTGGAGATTCTGACAAAGAATTAGTAGAGTCTTTAGTTAAATATATTGGTGAATTAAGAACTGCTATGAATATGCCTCACTCTCTAAAAGAGTATGGAATAGATGAAGAGTTCTTTATGACTCACCTAGATGATTTAGCAGCTACTTCAGTTGCAGATCCTTGTACTGGTACTAACCCTAGAGAGATTTCTGTTGAAGAGATGAAAAAGCTATTAACAGCAATCTACTATGGTGAAAAAGTAACATTCTAA
- a CDS encoding nitrilase-related carbon-nitrogen hydrolase, with translation MKVYMGQMKPTLGNVEKNLEMMVEHIDRAIEEKSDIIVFPELSLTGYSLEDIVFDVAIKEIPSVLLEKSKEISIVFGAVELGKEDYPYNTAYYLEDGRLLHKHRKVYLPDYGVFYEGRYFMAGNKFRAFDTKFGRVGMLVCEDTWHQSAQYILAQDGAKYVFVLFNSPTVIGKKKEDISAQWKSILKSNSLLNGVYSVGVNRAGVEDGTTFFGNSFVVAPNGEVIAEGKYLAEDGICCELDEAQLRRARFKAPMFKTENINLTKKELERIENKRFQ, from the coding sequence ATGAAAGTATATATGGGACAGATGAAGCCAACTCTAGGAAATGTAGAGAAAAACTTAGAGATGATGGTAGAACATATAGATAGAGCGATAGAGGAGAAAAGCGATATAATTGTATTCCCAGAGTTGTCTTTAACAGGATACTCTCTTGAGGATATAGTTTTTGATGTAGCAATAAAAGAGATACCTAGTGTTCTTTTAGAAAAAAGTAAGGAGATCAGTATAGTATTTGGAGCTGTGGAGTTGGGAAAAGAGGATTATCCATATAATACTGCTTACTATTTAGAAGATGGAAGATTACTACACAAACATAGAAAAGTTTATCTACCAGATTATGGAGTTTTCTATGAGGGTAGATACTTTATGGCTGGAAATAAATTTAGAGCCTTTGATACAAAGTTTGGAAGAGTGGGAATGTTAGTTTGTGAAGATACTTGGCACCAATCAGCTCAATATATCTTAGCTCAAGATGGAGCAAAATATGTGTTCGTACTATTCAATTCACCAACTGTAATTGGAAAGAAAAAAGAGGATATTTCGGCTCAGTGGAAGTCTATATTGAAGAGCAATTCACTTTTGAATGGAGTGTATTCAGTAGGTGTCAACAGAGCTGGAGTGGAAGATGGAACTACCTTCTTTGGAAACTCATTTGTAGTAGCTCCAAACGGAGAGGTAATAGCTGAGGGGAAATACTTAGCTGAAGATGGAATCTGTTGTGAATTAGATGAGGCTCAATTGAGAAGAGCTAGATTTAAAGCTCCAATGTTTAAAACTGAAAATATAAACTTAACTAAAAAAGAGTTGGAGAGAATAGAAAATAAAAGATTTCAATAG
- a CDS encoding ATPase, with the protein MIKDIISNEEVKEFLKNELKIGKNSGTYLFYGSDMSLLMEFAIYFSQGLCCEAISGDFCGQCDTCKKIQKLVYSDLEILDNPDGIKVDEIRELAYKSSASSYEGGKKIFILKNISKMKKEASNALLKLIEEPNPGNYFILLNGNLNILPTIKSRSILVKIKNRSAEELGVDEFTYSFFRGNSEDILGFKSMDIKLEEGYPYGEIARAIRGYEESGELKFKINIYKAIRDFVNNRNYLKTYEKIYFAEEIVRATSDRNIYREIVSYLVNFMGDLNGLEERLTMKGMLRFPINMRAFFINLFLDI; encoded by the coding sequence ATGATAAAAGATATAATTTCCAATGAAGAGGTAAAAGAATTTTTAAAAAATGAGCTAAAAATAGGTAAAAATTCTGGAACATACCTCTTCTATGGTAGTGATATGAGTTTATTAATGGAATTTGCAATATATTTTTCTCAAGGACTTTGTTGTGAAGCTATCAGTGGAGATTTTTGTGGACAGTGTGACACCTGTAAAAAAATACAAAAATTAGTTTACAGCGATTTAGAGATTTTAGACAATCCTGATGGGATAAAAGTTGATGAGATAAGAGAGTTAGCTTATAAATCATCAGCTAGTTCCTATGAGGGTGGGAAGAAGATATTTATATTAAAGAATATAAGCAAGATGAAGAAAGAGGCAAGTAATGCTTTATTAAAGCTTATAGAAGAGCCTAATCCAGGGAACTATTTTATTCTATTAAATGGAAATTTAAATATATTACCAACAATAAAATCGAGGAGTATACTTGTAAAGATAAAAAATAGAAGTGCTGAGGAGTTGGGGGTAGATGAATTTACCTACTCATTTTTCAGAGGAAATAGTGAGGATATACTAGGCTTTAAATCTATGGATATAAAGTTAGAAGAGGGTTATCCTTATGGAGAGATAGCTAGAGCTATCAGAGGTTATGAAGAGAGTGGAGAACTAAAATTTAAGATAAATATCTATAAAGCTATTCGAGATTTTGTAAATAATAGAAATTATCTAAAAACATATGAGAAGATATATTTTGCTGAAGAGATTGTGAGAGCTACTTCAGATAGAAATATATATAGGGAGATTGTAAGTTATTTGGTAAATTTTATGGGAGATTTAAATGGTTTAGAAGAGAGACTTACTATGAAAGGTATGTTGAGATTTCCTATAAATATGAGAGCCTTTTTTATTAATTTATTTTTAGATATATAA
- a CDS encoding FAD-dependent oxidoreductase, translating into MNENINIEYLIDESNRCLNCKNARCKNSCPISTDIPNIINLFKNKAYEEAGELIFKNNPMSIVCSLICPFERQCMGNCIRGIKSTPVDFPAIENFLINNFLENKIFEILPESSHKKVAIIGAGPSGLSAGIILKTKGYDVTIFDENECMGGMLRYGIPDFRLSKKYIDLLEDKISELGIKFIGNSFFDKERLLELKASNEFDAILVAIGAWLPKKLEIEGHQQPHIFYGIDFLKNKTNLGTDKKVIVIGAGNVAMDVARTAKRQGNNVTVAYRKPLSQAPATKHEITETINDGVEFITEISPIKFENNGILFKNTAENTEVFLECDAVIVAISQYSLFDPNDMEGFFWAGDIVTGPQTVVQATLSGKETAKEIHSYLSC; encoded by the coding sequence ATGAATGAAAATATAAATATTGAATATTTAATTGATGAAAGTAATAGGTGTCTTAACTGTAAGAATGCCCGTTGTAAAAATTCTTGTCCAATATCTACAGATATTCCAAACATAATAAATTTATTTAAAAATAAGGCATATGAGGAAGCTGGAGAACTTATCTTCAAAAACAATCCAATGTCGATTGTATGCTCACTCATATGTCCCTTTGAAAGACAGTGTATGGGAAATTGTATCAGAGGTATAAAAAGTACTCCTGTAGATTTCCCTGCAATTGAAAATTTTCTAATCAACAACTTTTTAGAAAATAAAATTTTTGAGATTTTACCTGAATCTAGCCATAAAAAAGTGGCAATTATTGGTGCTGGTCCCTCTGGACTCTCAGCTGGAATAATTTTAAAAACTAAGGGATATGATGTCACTATTTTTGATGAGAATGAATGTATGGGTGGAATGCTTAGATATGGGATACCAGATTTTAGACTTTCAAAAAAATATATAGACTTACTTGAAGATAAGATATCTGAACTTGGTATTAAGTTCATTGGTAATAGTTTTTTTGATAAAGAGAGATTACTTGAACTGAAAGCTTCTAATGAGTTTGATGCTATTCTAGTAGCTATTGGAGCTTGGCTTCCCAAAAAACTTGAGATTGAAGGACATCAGCAACCACATATTTTTTATGGTATTGATTTTCTTAAAAATAAAACAAACTTAGGTACTGACAAAAAAGTTATAGTTATCGGTGCTGGTAATGTGGCTATGGACGTGGCTAGAACAGCTAAAAGACAGGGAAATAATGTCACTGTAGCTTATAGAAAACCACTTTCACAAGCTCCAGCTACAAAACACGAGATAACTGAAACAATAAATGATGGAGTAGAATTTATCACAGAGATCTCTCCTATCAAATTTGAAAACAATGGAATTTTATTTAAAAATACAGCTGAAAATACAGAGGTATTTTTAGAGTGTGATGCTGTTATTGTAGCTATCAGCCAATACTCTCTATTTGATCCTAATGATATGGAAGGCTTCTTCTGGGCTGGAGATATAGTAACTGGACCACAAACCGTTGTTCAAGCAACCCTTTCTGGGAAAGAAACCGCTAAAGAAATTCATAGTTATTTATCCTGTTAA
- a CDS encoding ribonuclease III domain-containing protein, giving the protein MDNVDLRETSGVVLAYLGDSIWELNIRKYWISKGLNLHNLNKRVKNCVNAKKQSELYREIFPMLEEKFKMLGNRAKNGNIKSFPKSCSVQEYREATAFEALIAGFYVEGRDELIELAIKLCVEEK; this is encoded by the coding sequence ATGGACAATGTAGACTTAAGAGAGACAAGTGGTGTGGTATTAGCTTATTTAGGTGATTCAATTTGGGAATTAAATATTAGAAAATATTGGATATCTAAAGGATTAAATCTGCATAACTTAAATAAAAGGGTTAAAAATTGTGTAAATGCTAAAAAACAGAGTGAACTTTATAGAGAAATTTTTCCAATGCTAGAGGAGAAATTTAAAATGCTAGGAAATAGAGCAAAAAATGGAAATATCAAAAGTTTCCCTAAATCATGTAGTGTACAGGAGTACAGGGAAGCTACTGCATTTGAAGCTTTGATAGCAGGATTTTATGTTGAAGGAAGAGATGAATTGATAGAGTTAGCTATAAAATTATGTGTGGAGGAGAAGTAA